One part of the Malus sylvestris chromosome 2, drMalSylv7.2, whole genome shotgun sequence genome encodes these proteins:
- the LOC126604220 gene encoding protein NUCLEAR FUSION DEFECTIVE 4-like, which produces MLFPSRFLASPAGKWLGFVTAIWVQAISGNNYTFSNYSGALKSLMELSQTQLNNLSVAKDVGKAFGLLSGLASDRLPTSAILIVGALEGLIGYGVQWLVVSQRISPLPYWQMCIFMCMGGNSTTWMNTAVLVTCMRNFTKNRGPVSGILKGYVGLSTAIFTDLCTALFSSNPSKFLFMLAVVPAVICLIATLFLNETPPASTLPEIKQEAKFFHVFDLIAVFVAIYLLAFDMSGKHGHALSLIFSVGLLFLLAFPLCVPMYTLLFKRNSHHDLEQEIKEPLLAQVGPIAKPEMQNSNGAGIKVEDVAVKRQPLIGEDHTIFEMIKTLEFWILFVSFLCGVGTGMCVMNNMAQMGLALGYYDVSIFVSLTSIWGFFGRIVSGLVSEYYIGKSATPRPLWNAASEILLALGFISMASALPASFHIGSSLVGMGYGVLLTITVPVASELFGLKYYGLLYNILILNLPLGSFLFSGLLAGIVYDSEATVSPSGGGTTCVGSHCYMLVFVVMAVACMFGLAMDVLLAFRTKHVYAKICESKKPQ; this is translated from the exons ATGCTTTTTCCGTCGCGATTTCTCGCTTCCCCTGCCGGAAAATGGCTGGGATTTGTGACAGCCATTTGGGTTCAAGCCATCAGCGGCAACAACTACACATTTTCCAACTATTCTGGTGCCCTAAAATCTTTGATGGAACTCTCCCAGACTCAACTCAACAATCTATCCGTTGCTAAAGATGTTGGCAAGGCATTCGGGTTGTTATCCGGCCTTGCTTCCGATCGTTTGCCGACTTCCGCCATCCTCATTGTCGGAGCATTGGAGGGCCTCATTGGATATGGAGTTCAATGGCTGGTTGTTAGTCAGAGAATCAGCCCTCTTCCCTACTGGCAG ATGtgcatatttatgtgcatgggAGGAAACAGCACAACATGGATGAACACAGCAGTGCTAGTGACATGCATGAGAAATTTCACGAAAAACCGCGGCCCGGTCTCAGGAATCCTCAAAGGGTATGTAGGGCTAAGCACAGCAATCTTCACAGATTTATGCACAGCTCTTTTCTCATCCAATCCCTCCAAATTTCTCTTCATGCTTGCCGTAGTCCCTGCTGTTATCTGCCTCATAGCTACCCTTTTCCTCAACGAAACCCCACCGGCTTCCACTCTACCGGAGATAAAACAAGAAGCCAAGTTCTTCCATGTTTTTGATTTAATTGCGGTTTTCGTAGCTATCTATCTCTTGGCCTTTGACATGTCTGGAAAGCATGGCCATGCTCTCTCTTTGATATTTTCTGTTGGACTTCTTTTCCTGCTAGCTTTTCCCTTGTGTGTACCTATGTACACTTTGCTCTTCAAACGCAATTCTCATCACGATTTAGAACAAGAAATTAAGGAGCCTTTGCTTGCTCAAGTCGGACCAATTGCGAAGCCAGAGATGCAGAACTCTAATGGTGCAGGCATTAAGGTGGAAGATGTTGCGGTGAAGAGACAACCTTTGATTGGGGAAGACCataccatttttgaaatgataaaaACACTTGAGTTTTGGAtactttttgtgtcgtttctTTGTGGTGTAGGGACTGGAATGTGTGTCATGAACAACATGGCTCAAATGGGACTTGCCCTTGGCTACTATGATGTCTCCATTTTTGTGTCACTTACTAGCATTTGGGGGTTCTTCGGACGCATAGTCTCCGGCCTAGTCTCGGAATACTATATTGG GAAATCAGCCACCCCTAGGCCTCTTTGGAATGCAGCTTCCGAGATTCTACTGGCCCTCGGGTTCATATCCATGGCGTCGGCCTTGCCGGCTTCCTTCCATATCGGCTCGAGTCTAGTCGGAATGGGCTACGGAGTCCTTCTCACCATAACAGTTCCAGTTGCCTCGGAGCTATTTGGTCTCAAATACTATGGCCTCTTGTACAACATTCTCATCCTCAACCTTCCCTTGGGCTCCTTCCTATTCTCTGGCTTGCTTGCTGGCATTGTCTACGATTCTGAAGCCACAGTTAGCCCTAGTGGAGGTGGGACCACTTGCGTTGGGTCCCACTGCTACATGCTTGTGTTTGTTGTGATGGCAGTCGCTTGCATGTTTGGGCTTGCAATGGACGTTTTGCTGGCATTTAGGACAAAGCATGTTTATGCCAAGATTTGTGAGAGCAAGAAACCGCAGTAG
- the LOC126604253 gene encoding calmodulin-lysine N-methyltransferase isoform X1 produces the protein MEATVKASSLRWKILRQALLRKPTGADSQSEISVKKITRKTTQGFNLIPSHIANDPSSRSGDVTVCYTLPGDSAPKLHLTQRVVDRAELSDFEICNEYNIDNTGLVCQWPSEEVLAYFCLTHADMFRSKSVLELGSGYGLGGLVIAAVTEASEVVISDGNPQVVHYIQHNIDANSEAFGGTRVKSMMLHWSQNEISTISSEFDLIVASDCTFFKEFHNGLAQILKFLLGKVQSSEAIFFSPKRGDSLDKFLETIKECGLRFSITENYDAEIWKHHEEFLDGDGSWPSYQKDHCYPLLIRITV, from the exons ATGGAAGCCACCGTCAAAGCTTCCTCTCTCCGGTGGAAAATTCTCCGCCAAGCTCTCCTCCGCAAACCCACCG GAGCAGATTCGCAATCCGAAATCAGCGTCAAGAAAATCACCAGGAAGACGACGCAGGGCTTCAACTTGATCCCATCCCACATCGCCAACGACCCATCGTCTCGCTCCGGCGACGTCACCGTCTGCTACACCTTGCCCGGCGACTCTGCCCCCAAGCTTCACCTCAC TCAAAGAGTGGTTGACCGAGCTGAGCTCAGTGACTTTGAGATTTGTAATGAGTACAATATTGACAACACTGGGCTTGTTT GTCAGTGGCCGTCGGAAGAGGTTCTTGCGTATTTTTGCTTGACTCACGCGGACATGTTCAG GTCGAAAAGTGTACTTGAGCTTGGGTCAGGCTATGGCTTAGGCGGCTTGGTTATTGCAGCTGTTACTGAGGCATCAGAAGTTGTAATTTCAGATGGGAATCCGCAAGTAGTACATT ATATTCAGCACAATATTGATGCAAACTCTGAAGCATTTGGTGGTACAAGAGTGAAGTCCATGATGTTGCATTGGAGTCAGAACGAAATTTCTACTATCTCTAGCGAATTTGATCTCATTGTTGCTAGTGACTG CACTTTTTTTAAGGAATTCCACAATGGACTTGCTCAAATTCTCAAATTTCTGCTGGGAAAAGTGCAATCCTCCGAAGCTATATTCTTCAGTCCTAAAAGGGGTGACTCCTTAGACAAGTTCTTAGAAACAATCAAAGAATGTGGTTTGCGCTTCAGCATAACAGAGAATTATGATGCAGAAATTTGGAAGCATCACGAGGAATTTTTGGACGGTGATGGTTCCTGGCCCAGCTATCAAAAGGATCACTGCTATCCCTTATTGATCAGGATTACAGTATGA
- the LOC126604253 gene encoding calmodulin-lysine N-methyltransferase isoform X3 — MEATVKASSLRWKILRQALLRKPTGADSQSEISVKKITRKTTQGFNLIPSHIANDPSSRSGDVTVCYTLPGDSAPKLHLTQRVVDRAELSDFEICNEYNIDNTGLVCQWPSEEVLAYFCLTHADMFRSKSVLELGSGYGLGGLVIAAVTEASEVVISDGNPQVVHYIQHNIDANSEAFGGTRVKSMMLHWSQNEISTISSEFDLIVASDWYVPLSNSTMDLLKFSNFCWEKCNPPKLYSSVLKGVTP, encoded by the exons ATGGAAGCCACCGTCAAAGCTTCCTCTCTCCGGTGGAAAATTCTCCGCCAAGCTCTCCTCCGCAAACCCACCG GAGCAGATTCGCAATCCGAAATCAGCGTCAAGAAAATCACCAGGAAGACGACGCAGGGCTTCAACTTGATCCCATCCCACATCGCCAACGACCCATCGTCTCGCTCCGGCGACGTCACCGTCTGCTACACCTTGCCCGGCGACTCTGCCCCCAAGCTTCACCTCAC TCAAAGAGTGGTTGACCGAGCTGAGCTCAGTGACTTTGAGATTTGTAATGAGTACAATATTGACAACACTGGGCTTGTTT GTCAGTGGCCGTCGGAAGAGGTTCTTGCGTATTTTTGCTTGACTCACGCGGACATGTTCAG GTCGAAAAGTGTACTTGAGCTTGGGTCAGGCTATGGCTTAGGCGGCTTGGTTATTGCAGCTGTTACTGAGGCATCAGAAGTTGTAATTTCAGATGGGAATCCGCAAGTAGTACATT ATATTCAGCACAATATTGATGCAAACTCTGAAGCATTTGGTGGTACAAGAGTGAAGTCCATGATGTTGCATTGGAGTCAGAACGAAATTTCTACTATCTCTAGCGAATTTGATCTCATTGTTGCTAGTGACTGGTATGTTCCTCTTTC GAATTCCACAATGGACTTGCTCAAATTCTCAAATTTCTGCTGGGAAAAGTGCAATCCTCCGAAGCTATATTCTTCAGTCCTAAAAGGGGTGACTCCTTAG
- the LOC126604253 gene encoding calmodulin-lysine N-methyltransferase isoform X2, which translates to MEATVKASSLRWKILRQALLRKPTDSQSEISVKKITRKTTQGFNLIPSHIANDPSSRSGDVTVCYTLPGDSAPKLHLTQRVVDRAELSDFEICNEYNIDNTGLVCQWPSEEVLAYFCLTHADMFRSKSVLELGSGYGLGGLVIAAVTEASEVVISDGNPQVVHYIQHNIDANSEAFGGTRVKSMMLHWSQNEISTISSEFDLIVASDCTFFKEFHNGLAQILKFLLGKVQSSEAIFFSPKRGDSLDKFLETIKECGLRFSITENYDAEIWKHHEEFLDGDGSWPSYQKDHCYPLLIRITV; encoded by the exons ATGGAAGCCACCGTCAAAGCTTCCTCTCTCCGGTGGAAAATTCTCCGCCAAGCTCTCCTCCGCAAACCCACCG ATTCGCAATCCGAAATCAGCGTCAAGAAAATCACCAGGAAGACGACGCAGGGCTTCAACTTGATCCCATCCCACATCGCCAACGACCCATCGTCTCGCTCCGGCGACGTCACCGTCTGCTACACCTTGCCCGGCGACTCTGCCCCCAAGCTTCACCTCAC TCAAAGAGTGGTTGACCGAGCTGAGCTCAGTGACTTTGAGATTTGTAATGAGTACAATATTGACAACACTGGGCTTGTTT GTCAGTGGCCGTCGGAAGAGGTTCTTGCGTATTTTTGCTTGACTCACGCGGACATGTTCAG GTCGAAAAGTGTACTTGAGCTTGGGTCAGGCTATGGCTTAGGCGGCTTGGTTATTGCAGCTGTTACTGAGGCATCAGAAGTTGTAATTTCAGATGGGAATCCGCAAGTAGTACATT ATATTCAGCACAATATTGATGCAAACTCTGAAGCATTTGGTGGTACAAGAGTGAAGTCCATGATGTTGCATTGGAGTCAGAACGAAATTTCTACTATCTCTAGCGAATTTGATCTCATTGTTGCTAGTGACTG CACTTTTTTTAAGGAATTCCACAATGGACTTGCTCAAATTCTCAAATTTCTGCTGGGAAAAGTGCAATCCTCCGAAGCTATATTCTTCAGTCCTAAAAGGGGTGACTCCTTAGACAAGTTCTTAGAAACAATCAAAGAATGTGGTTTGCGCTTCAGCATAACAGAGAATTATGATGCAGAAATTTGGAAGCATCACGAGGAATTTTTGGACGGTGATGGTTCCTGGCCCAGCTATCAAAAGGATCACTGCTATCCCTTATTGATCAGGATTACAGTATGA
- the LOC126604246 gene encoding thaumatin-like protein 1, which yields MATPISYHFTFILLIITEGVLGATFTFTNKCDFTVWPGILASAGSDKLDSTGFELPKGSSRVFQAPTGWSGRFWGRTGCSFDGSGRGSCSTGDCGSGELECNGAGAVPPATLAEFTLGSGSQDFYDVSLVDGYNLPMIVEGSGASGACASTGCVTDLNRRCPAELKVDGACKSACDAFGSPEYCCNGAYGSPSTCKPSMYSQLFKSACPKSYSYAYDDASSTFTCIGADYTITFCASLTSSLKSSRDSGSGSGSGSDSGSNPIGSSLLADLASGDSTKTQPSISIALQSMLILVISLALTFRQLH from the exons ATGGCTACTCCAATTTCTTACCACTTCACCTTCATTCTTCTAATCATTACCGAAG GGGTGTTAGGGGCCACATTCACGTTCACAAATAAGTGTGACTTCACAGTATGGCCGGGAATTCTAGCCAGCGCCGGCAGCGACAAGCTCGACAGCACCGGCTTCGAGCTTCCCAAAGGCAGTTCCCGCGTTTTCCAGGCCCCGACCGGCTGGTCCGGTCGCTTCTGGGGCCGAACCGGCTGCTCCTTTGACGGTTCGGGTCGGGGTTCTTGTTCAACCGGGGACTGCGGCTCGGGCGAGCTCGAGTGCAACGGTGCTGGAGCCGTGCCACCGGCCACCTTAGCCGAGTTCACACTCGGCTCGGGTTCTCAAGACTTCTATGACGTCAGCCTCGTTGACGGTTATAACTTACCAATGATCGTTGAGGGGAGTGGGGCATCGGGTGCGTGCGCGTCCACTGGGTGCGTTACGGACCTCAACCGTAGGTGCCCTGCCGAGCTCAAAGTCGACGGCGCGTGCAAGAGCGCGTGTGATGCATTTGGAAGTCCGGAGTATTGTTGCAACGGCGCGTACGGTTCACCGTCTACATGCAAGCCGTCCATGTACTCGCAGTTGTTTAAGTCAGCGTGTCCGAAATCATATAGCTACGCTTACGATGACGCTTCAAGTACGTTTACGTGTATAGGTGCTGATTATACGATCACATTTTGCGCTTCTCTTACTTCAAG CCTAAAATCTTCAAGAGATTCGGGGTCGGGGTCGGGGTCGGGGTCAGATTCCGGGTCAAACCCAATAGGTTCTTCATTGCTAGCTGATTTGGCCAGCGGAGATTCAACCAAAACCCAACCTTCCATTTCCATAGCTCTTCAAAGTATGTTGATTTTGGTCATCTCTTTGGCTCTCACATTTCGACAGTTACATTAG